taaACGGGATTGGTCAAGAAGacgtctaaggtcccttccagctatgatgTTAGGTAAGTTCTGTATCCCTTCTCCTTTCACCCTCCCGCGGCTCTCCCTGCTCCATGGCACGTCTCTAGCCCCTCGTTTggtccctctctcccctccttgccTGTTTATTTTTAGGTCATTGGCGGCTAGCTCTAGGTAATCCCCAGGCTGAAGTTCCAAGGGGGCGGGGCCCTACTGGGGGCGGAGTCGCCTTTTCTTTTAAACCCGCGACTATAAATCCAGTTTAAGGGGAAGCGGGATCTCAGATGAGCAGCCCGGACCCAAGTCGGCTAGGGGAGCGAGGGGGTGGGGCCCAGGGCGGCCGCGGCCGCAGCTGCCCAGCTGCGCCGCGGCTAGCCGGCAGGCTCCACTCCCTCCTGGTTCACACCTTGGGCTTTCTTACCCAGGTGGCCGCCTGCTGTTTCCTGGGCCCGCGCTTCCTGGCCACAGCGGTGACGCTGTGGCTACTGGACTTCCTGTGCATCCGCAAGAAGGTGCTGATGAGACGCCGGCGCGAAGGCGACGCTGAAGACCCCTGGAAGGCgggcgggggtgggggcgggggtggaagagaggaggaggatggggcAGCTGTTATCTTGTTCCCGGGGCTACCCCCTGATGACCCGCCAATCTGGGTCTCTGACTCCAATCGGCTCTGCACTATAGAGTCGCTGAAGGCTGTCTGGCACGGGCAAAAAATGGACTTCTTCAAGACTGCCCACAAGGGCTCCCCAGCCCCCAATCCCGAGGTCATTCAGCT
This region of Trichosurus vulpecula isolate mTriVul1 chromosome 3, mTriVul1.pri, whole genome shotgun sequence genomic DNA includes:
- the DIO3 gene encoding thyroxine 5-deiodinase, producing the protein MSSPDPSRLGERGGGAQGGRGRSCPAAPRLAGRLHSLLVHTLGFLTQVAACCFLGPRFLATAVTLWLLDFLCIRKKVLMRRRREGDAEDPWKAGGGGGGGGREEEDGAAVILFPGLPPDDPPIWVSDSNRLCTIESLKAVWHGQKMDFFKTAHKGSPAPNPEVIQLDGLKRLRILDFARGSRPLVLNFGSCTUPPFTARLRAFQHLASTFLDIADFLLVYIEEAHPSDGWASSDAAYDIPKHQCLQDRLRAARLLQEGAPGCLLAVDTMDNASSAAYGAYSERLYIIQEARVMYQGGRGPEGYKISELRHWLDQYKDRLQSPPASVVLPV